In Paracoccus liaowanqingii, one DNA window encodes the following:
- a CDS encoding ABC transporter permease — translation MTEIATPAPVRIDSPAKRIAKQFVEDRIAVIGLILFVLIALIAIAAPWIAPQNPYDLMQLSIMDGGLPPGETSFATGQTFWLGTDQQGRDMLSGIMYGLRISLMVAVVSLTLAITIGTIVGVAAAYFGGRFDSIVMRIVDLQLSFPAILIALILLALLGRGVDKVILALVIVQWAYYARTVRSSAMVETRKDYIDAARCLGLSNRRIMFRHLLPNCVPPLIVVATVQIAQAIALEATLSFLGVGVPITEPSLGLLIANGYDYLLSGRYWVSVFPGIALVVTIIAINVVGDRLRDVLNPRLQT, via the coding sequence ATGACCGAGATCGCAACCCCCGCCCCGGTCCGCATCGACAGCCCCGCCAAGCGCATCGCAAAGCAGTTCGTGGAGGATCGCATCGCCGTCATCGGCCTGATCCTGTTCGTGCTGATCGCGCTGATCGCCATCGCCGCGCCCTGGATCGCGCCGCAAAACCCCTATGACCTGATGCAGCTCAGCATCATGGATGGCGGCCTGCCGCCCGGAGAGACCAGCTTTGCCACTGGCCAGACCTTCTGGCTGGGCACCGACCAGCAGGGCCGCGATATGCTGTCGGGCATCATGTACGGGCTGCGCATCAGCCTGATGGTGGCGGTCGTCTCGCTGACGCTGGCGATCACCATCGGCACCATCGTCGGCGTTGCCGCCGCCTATTTCGGCGGGCGCTTCGACAGCATCGTGATGCGCATCGTCGATCTGCAGCTGTCCTTTCCGGCCATCCTGATCGCGCTGATTTTGCTGGCCCTGCTGGGACGCGGAGTGGACAAGGTGATCCTGGCGCTGGTGATCGTGCAATGGGCCTATTACGCGCGCACCGTGCGCAGTTCCGCCATGGTCGAGACGCGAAAGGATTACATCGACGCCGCCCGGTGCCTGGGCCTGTCCAACCGGCGGATCATGTTTCGCCATCTGCTGCCCAATTGCGTGCCGCCGCTGATCGTCGTGGCCACCGTGCAGATCGCGCAGGCCATCGCGTTGGAGGCGACGTTGTCCTTCCTGGGCGTCGGCGTGCCTATCACGGAGCCGTCCCTGGGGCTGCTGATCGCCAACGGGTACGACTACCTGCTGTCGGGCCGCTACTGGGTCAGCGTCTTTCCCGGCATCGCCCTGGTTGTCACCATCATCGCCATCAATGTCGTGGGCGACCGCCTGCGCGATGTCCTGAACCCGAGGTTGCAGACATGA